A stretch of the Polyangiaceae bacterium genome encodes the following:
- a CDS encoding DUF4345 domain-containing protein, whose amino-acid sequence MSDPEPTSGAPRAVLLALSAAFVAFGVAFLLAPTKLAAFAGITAAGKLGSIELRAFYGGIEIGLGIFLAVTAMRREWQLPGLLCALLSLLGVAAARIYGMTVEGWPGATVLLFLAIELAGVVAAGFGLMRMKKSPGEATLEHDIAALRQDKTELIEKTKPIEKTKPIERTVRLEQSKKG is encoded by the coding sequence ATGTCCGATCCCGAGCCGACCTCGGGCGCGCCCCGCGCCGTCTTGCTCGCGCTCTCCGCCGCCTTCGTCGCGTTCGGCGTCGCTTTCCTCCTGGCTCCGACCAAGCTCGCCGCGTTCGCCGGCATCACGGCCGCCGGCAAGCTCGGATCCATCGAGCTCCGCGCCTTCTACGGCGGCATCGAGATCGGACTGGGGATCTTCCTGGCGGTCACCGCCATGCGCCGCGAGTGGCAGCTCCCCGGCCTCCTGTGCGCGCTCCTGTCGCTGCTCGGCGTCGCGGCTGCGCGCATCTACGGCATGACCGTGGAAGGCTGGCCCGGCGCCACCGTGCTCCTGTTCCTGGCCATCGAGCTCGCTGGCGTGGTCGCCGCGGGCTTCGGCTTGATGCGCATGAAGAAGAGCCCGGGCGAAGCGACGCTCGAGCACGACATCGCCGCGCTGCGACAAGACAAGACCGAGCTCATCGAGAAGACGAAGCCCATCGAGAAGACGAAGCCCATCGAGCGCACGGTGCGCCTCGAGCAGTCCAAGAAGGGCTGA
- a CDS encoding SPFH domain-containing protein gives MNVLALEAVHHTSLLQRAASPAFVGATARILPSQALAFVARGHVAGVLGPGEHVLDPRVIAFLGPIVQQRPGTAILGDDVFWVKMGVAESFQVGGALDPVLDPAVGEKVTPRLDARVSLVVSDPVRLIHGLAGKTDQGAVEQWVKAHLLRHALELAKQVPRLSELVAEAKLPERAQALGRAAAPGLAELGLGLTSAEIVAFVVPDHVASRLRLMGGTLTHYSDAPGPPSLGEGARVRTSRGSEWYSGRVGKVVENRAEIIWDVSGERSEVALAELEPEPAYPGAFTPGTRLLAQWPDGGFYPATVRVYNGTLYEVVWADGSTSWLGPGQVKMG, from the coding sequence ATGAACGTGCTCGCCCTCGAAGCGGTCCACCACACGAGCTTGCTCCAGCGCGCGGCGTCGCCGGCCTTCGTGGGCGCCACGGCGCGCATCCTGCCCAGCCAGGCCCTGGCCTTCGTGGCTCGAGGCCACGTCGCCGGGGTGCTCGGTCCCGGCGAGCACGTGCTGGATCCGCGTGTCATCGCCTTCCTGGGACCCATCGTGCAGCAGCGGCCCGGCACCGCCATCCTGGGTGACGACGTGTTCTGGGTGAAGATGGGCGTGGCGGAGAGCTTCCAGGTCGGCGGCGCGCTGGACCCAGTGCTGGATCCTGCCGTGGGCGAGAAGGTGACGCCGCGGCTCGACGCGCGCGTGTCGCTCGTCGTGAGCGATCCGGTGCGCTTGATCCACGGGCTCGCGGGAAAGACCGACCAGGGCGCAGTGGAGCAGTGGGTGAAGGCCCACCTCTTGCGCCACGCCCTCGAGCTCGCGAAGCAGGTCCCGCGCCTGAGCGAGCTGGTGGCAGAGGCGAAGCTCCCAGAGCGCGCGCAGGCGCTGGGTCGCGCCGCCGCGCCGGGCCTCGCGGAGCTCGGGCTCGGGCTCACGAGCGCGGAGATCGTCGCGTTCGTGGTGCCCGATCACGTGGCCTCGCGCCTCCGGCTGATGGGTGGAACGCTGACCCACTACTCCGACGCGCCCGGTCCGCCGTCGCTCGGCGAAGGCGCGCGAGTGCGGACCAGTCGCGGCTCGGAGTGGTACTCGGGGCGCGTGGGGAAGGTCGTGGAGAACCGCGCCGAGATCATCTGGGACGTGTCGGGGGAGCGCTCGGAGGTCGCGCTGGCCGAGCTCGAGCCGGAGCCGGCGTACCCGGGCGCGTTCACGCCGGGCACGCGCCTCCTGGCGCAGTGGCCCGACGGGGGCTTCTACCCGGCGACCGTGCGCGTCTACAACGGCACGCTCTACGAGGTGGTGTGGGCCGACGGCTCGACGTCTTGGCTCGGACCGGGGCAGGTGAAGATGGGCTGA
- a CDS encoding aminotransferase class IV, with product MSAPTVAWFDGALVPFADARVPIEDRGLQFGESLYEVVAVSDGEPRLLDQHAKRMSESAKLLGIESGVPLPERWQELTRELLRRERLVEALLFAQVTGGTAPRAHLPAEPPEPSFFAYLRPFRFPRAEEVRRGIRAITRPDVRWALSDLKTSMLLPAVMARREAAARGAAEALFVGEDGNVREGAASNVFLIERDRLLTPARSHHLLPGLTGPLVEGLARRLGLEVGAAEIPVERLLRAGEVFVTSTTLLVMPVVEIDGHAIGAGCPGPRGEALGALLREAWKLD from the coding sequence ATGAGCGCTCCGACCGTTGCCTGGTTCGACGGCGCCCTCGTGCCGTTCGCCGACGCCCGCGTCCCCATCGAAGACCGCGGCTTGCAGTTCGGCGAGAGCCTGTACGAGGTCGTCGCGGTGAGCGACGGCGAGCCCCGCTTGCTCGATCAACACGCGAAACGCATGAGCGAGTCGGCGAAGCTCTTGGGCATCGAGTCGGGTGTGCCGCTGCCCGAGCGCTGGCAGGAGCTCACCCGCGAGCTGCTCCGGCGCGAACGACTCGTCGAGGCGCTGCTCTTCGCGCAGGTGACCGGAGGCACGGCGCCGCGCGCGCACCTGCCGGCGGAGCCACCCGAGCCGAGCTTCTTCGCCTACCTCCGGCCGTTCCGTTTCCCGCGCGCCGAGGAGGTCCGACGCGGCATCCGCGCCATCACGCGGCCCGACGTGCGCTGGGCGCTCTCGGATCTGAAGACCTCGATGCTCCTGCCGGCGGTGATGGCCCGACGCGAGGCGGCGGCGCGAGGCGCGGCGGAGGCGCTGTTCGTGGGAGAGGACGGCAACGTCCGCGAGGGCGCGGCGAGCAACGTGTTCCTGATCGAGCGCGATCGGCTGCTCACGCCCGCGCGTTCGCACCACCTCTTGCCGGGCTTGACCGGACCTCTGGTGGAGGGTCTGGCGAGGCGCCTGGGCCTGGAGGTCGGCGCGGCCGAAATCCCGGTCGAGCGACTGCTCCGCGCGGGCGAGGTCTTCGTGACCTCGACCACGCTCCTGGTGATGCCCGTCGTGGAGATCGACGGCCACGCCATCGGAGCCGGCTGCCCGGGGCCGCGGGGCGAGGCGCTCGGGGCGCTGCTCCGCGAGGCCTGGAAGCTCGACTGA